One window of Chryseobacterium indologenes genomic DNA carries:
- a CDS encoding NUDIX hydrolase — protein sequence MYKVFVNEKKLLVSQYPENLEKELRYESFTTLEIALDLLENTSVQELNVYGENLDEIWQEFQKLFRIIEAAGGLVNNPEGKILFIKRLGKWDLPKGKMEKGESREESAVREIEEETGLSDVELLKFINTTYHIYIERNGEKILKCTHWFEMNFDGEDTSKPQIEEGITEVAWKTTSEIEQEVFPSTFKNIILIVQEFWDMKKLEA from the coding sequence ATGTATAAAGTTTTTGTCAACGAAAAAAAGCTATTAGTGTCTCAATATCCTGAAAATCTTGAAAAAGAGCTTAGGTATGAAAGTTTCACAACTTTAGAAATAGCATTAGATCTTCTGGAGAATACTTCTGTGCAGGAACTTAATGTATATGGAGAGAATCTGGATGAAATATGGCAGGAATTCCAAAAGCTTTTCAGAATTATAGAAGCAGCAGGAGGACTGGTAAATAATCCTGAAGGTAAAATTCTCTTTATTAAAAGACTTGGTAAATGGGACCTTCCGAAGGGTAAAATGGAAAAAGGAGAATCCAGAGAAGAGTCTGCAGTACGGGAAATAGAAGAAGAAACCGGTCTGAGTGATGTTGAGCTTTTAAAATTCATCAATACCACCTACCATATCTATATCGAAAGAAACGGAGAGAAAATCCTTAAATGCACCCATTGGTTTGAAATGAACTTTGACGGTGAAGATACTTCCAAGCCGCAAATAGAAGAAGGCATTACCGAGGTAGCCTGGAAAACGACATCAGAAATTGAGCAAGAAGTTTTTCCAAGTACCTTTAAAAATATTATATTGATTGTACAGGAATTCTGGGATATGAAGAAGCTGGAAGCTTAA
- a CDS encoding UDP-N-acetylmuramoyl-tripeptide--D-alanyl-D-alanine ligase yields the protein MNIEQFYPLFLQASKVTIDSRKIAENDIFFAFSGENFNAATLAEKAIDDGALAVIVELPEFENRDKNIFYVPSTLEFLQQLSIYHRSKLTIPFIGLTGSNGKTTTKELIHAVLSEKYNVQYTFGNLNNHIGVPLTILSIKPEHEMAVIEMGANHQKEIEFLCTIAQPDFGYITNFGKAHLEGFGGFEGVIKGKSELYDYLKGNNRTILVNENDPIQADKTESYSPKITFGKETSDYNFESFSAEHFVGLTYQGVKAVSKLTGEYNFTNLCAAASLGLHFGISFEKIKHALELYTPTNMRSQVVKKEGRTLVLDTYNANPSSMTASLNNFISFEGSKTIIIGDMLELGDESEKEHQNILKLAQDLNFNEIITVGKHFKEVNSSDLAFENTTVLIEYLKQNKIQSENILLKGSRGIALEKLIDFI from the coding sequence ATGAATATAGAACAGTTTTATCCTTTATTTCTGCAGGCTTCAAAAGTAACTATTGATAGCAGAAAAATAGCAGAGAATGATATTTTCTTTGCCTTTTCCGGTGAAAATTTCAATGCCGCTACATTAGCAGAAAAAGCAATAGATGACGGAGCGCTGGCAGTAATTGTTGAACTTCCGGAATTTGAAAACAGAGATAAAAATATTTTCTATGTTCCGTCTACCCTTGAGTTTTTACAACAGCTATCTATCTATCACAGAAGTAAACTTACCATTCCTTTTATCGGGCTAACGGGAAGTAATGGAAAAACTACTACCAAAGAATTGATTCATGCTGTTCTTTCAGAAAAATATAATGTACAGTATACATTTGGAAATCTGAATAACCACATCGGAGTTCCTTTGACAATTCTTTCCATTAAACCGGAACATGAAATGGCCGTGATTGAAATGGGAGCTAATCATCAGAAAGAAATTGAATTCCTGTGTACGATTGCTCAACCTGATTTCGGATATATCACCAATTTTGGGAAGGCCCATTTAGAAGGATTCGGTGGATTTGAAGGAGTGATTAAAGGAAAATCTGAGCTTTATGATTATCTTAAAGGCAATAACAGAACTATTCTTGTTAATGAGAATGATCCTATTCAGGCCGATAAAACTGAAAGCTATTCCCCTAAAATTACTTTTGGAAAAGAGACATCAGATTACAATTTTGAATCTTTTTCCGCAGAGCATTTTGTAGGATTGACTTATCAGGGAGTAAAAGCAGTTTCAAAGCTAACAGGAGAATATAATTTTACCAATCTTTGTGCAGCAGCAAGCCTGGGACTTCATTTCGGAATCAGTTTTGAAAAAATAAAACATGCCCTGGAATTGTATACACCTACCAATATGAGATCACAGGTTGTGAAAAAAGAGGGTAGAACTTTAGTGCTGGATACCTATAATGCCAACCCAAGCTCAATGACCGCTTCTTTGAATAATTTCATAAGTTTTGAAGGCAGTAAGACCATTATTATCGGAGATATGCTGGAGTTAGGTGATGAGAGTGAGAAAGAGCATCAGAACATCTTAAAACTGGCTCAGGATCTTAATTTTAATGAAATTATTACAGTAGGAAAACATTTTAAAGAGGTTAATTCTTCAGATCTTGCTTTTGAAAATACAACAGTCCTGATAGAATATTTAAAACAGAATAAAATTCAGTCTGAAAATATATTGTTGAAAGGTTCCAGGGGAATTGCTCTGGAAAAACTAATCGACTTTATATAA
- the gldJ gene encoding gliding motility lipoprotein GldJ, translating into MKKLKLFSLIALSSTLALTSCGGSGTSKGGGTKKFVSKTGWKPNEKQGWFFAGKQQKQKGWPGMVYVEGGTFTMGLVKDDVMHDWNNTPRRMQVSSFFIGETEITNYEYREYLTWLKYVFPPSDPSFKEIYNGALPDTLLWDNKLARNDYNETYLRSPEFDYYPVVGVSWTQANRYCEWLTDRANEKALMQSGIIAKDLYINESNNQGGTAFNMDKFKSNDPEMQGYINEKRMQQKTGMKTTNQRLLAANRAPNSAMVQKFRLPTEVEWEYAALGMAKTREYNQYLGKKPEIERLRGTKGRDRGMFLENFKMGRGDYSGISGWKNDGSAQTSDVRKYPSNDLGVYGMFGNVSEWTADVYRPIIDEDYSDFNYYRGNMPQAIVRNGDGTYKMIDEGTIKYDTLADGRLVYKGLPGQFERQTIADYRNYRDGDRQSSLEYYRASDSAAGFDMYNSPKQRFVVDGTGRVKLQKDTKDRTSAVSNEVRVVKGGSWQDTAYWLDPGQRRYKNQNRAYGWVGFRVAQDARTNDKGRTRR; encoded by the coding sequence ATGAAAAAACTAAAGTTGTTTTCATTAATAGCATTAAGTTCTACACTTGCATTAACCAGCTGTGGCGGATCAGGAACCAGCAAAGGTGGCGGTACCAAAAAATTTGTCAGTAAAACAGGTTGGAAACCAAACGAAAAACAAGGTTGGTTTTTTGCAGGAAAGCAACAAAAGCAGAAGGGGTGGCCTGGAATGGTATATGTAGAAGGTGGAACTTTTACAATGGGATTAGTGAAAGATGATGTTATGCACGATTGGAATAACACGCCTCGCAGAATGCAGGTAAGTTCATTCTTTATCGGAGAAACAGAAATTACTAACTACGAATACCGCGAATACCTGACATGGTTGAAGTATGTATTCCCACCAAGTGATCCTAGTTTTAAGGAAATCTATAACGGTGCTTTACCGGATACCTTATTATGGGACAACAAATTAGCAAGAAACGATTATAATGAAACGTATCTGCGTTCTCCGGAATTTGATTACTATCCGGTAGTAGGTGTTTCATGGACTCAGGCAAACAGATACTGTGAGTGGCTGACAGACAGAGCGAATGAAAAAGCTTTGATGCAGTCTGGTATTATTGCCAAAGATTTGTATATCAACGAATCCAACAATCAGGGAGGGACCGCATTCAACATGGATAAATTCAAATCGAATGATCCTGAAATGCAAGGATATATCAATGAAAAAAGAATGCAGCAGAAAACTGGTATGAAAACTACAAACCAGAGATTGCTTGCTGCTAACAGAGCTCCAAATTCAGCAATGGTACAGAAGTTCAGACTTCCTACCGAAGTTGAATGGGAATATGCAGCTCTTGGTATGGCAAAAACAAGAGAATATAACCAATACCTGGGTAAAAAACCTGAAATCGAAAGATTAAGAGGTACCAAAGGAAGAGACAGAGGAATGTTCCTTGAAAACTTCAAAATGGGTAGAGGTGACTACTCAGGGATCTCAGGATGGAAGAATGACGGTTCTGCACAGACTTCTGACGTAAGAAAGTATCCATCTAACGATCTTGGTGTATATGGTATGTTCGGGAACGTTTCAGAATGGACTGCGGATGTTTACAGACCAATCATTGATGAGGACTATAGTGATTTCAACTACTATAGAGGTAACATGCCTCAGGCTATCGTAAGAAACGGTGACGGAACTTATAAAATGATCGACGAAGGTACTATCAAGTATGATACTTTGGCTGACGGAAGATTAGTTTATAAAGGACTTCCTGGACAATTCGAAAGACAAACTATCGCTGATTACAGAAACTACAGAGATGGTGACAGACAATCTTCTTTAGAATATTACAGAGCTTCGGATTCTGCTGCAGGTTTCGATATGTACAATTCACCTAAACAAAGATTTGTTGTAGATGGAACGGGTAGAGTAAAACTACAAAAAGATACTAAAGACAGAACTTCAGCAGTTTCTAACGAGGTTAGAGTTGTAAAAGGAGGTTCTTGGCAGGACACAGCATATTGGCTGGATCCGGGACAAAGAAGATATAAAAATCAAAACAGAGCTTATGGTTGGGTAGGATTCCGTGTTGCACAGGATGCCAGAACTAACGATAAGGGTAGAACTAGAAGATAA
- the porU gene encoding type IX secretion system sortase PorU yields the protein MKRKITLLSLIAFASTLYAQRNTIEWNGSKIQDFGDTKLNLPNFKNEGFSFSQNNVFIVTKQKIGEKQLKISDLVWENVPAQDLFELDKGRLPDYDVADVSYYNLDGDSYASISVALFKNVKGRVQRLSSFNVSEASSFVNTTGTVNKIGTTSNPLSSGNFYKIKVDKSGVFKITSQFLKDNGINPGSINPKNFRIYGNGGVMLPEYNQDARYGALQENAIQVVGEDDGVWNDNDYALFYAQGPDGYNLYDTSNGNGFKRKDTRFSERSNNVKNIYEDYSYYYINFDKGSGKRVPTVDGNLPAQLITRYDSYQVINKDQKNLLKVGRTWVEDTPFSNEKTVTLSTNSPIQAGDVIRYRTQVVAYNSQQNTIDFKINNLNPHPLQTIPTDTSSYQYTFYPVTYTGTLTNLTGNQITMVYNPDISKNPNGTFYFDYVEVQYKENLAFNGSQMNFRDYSIVSGSNTDYGFSITNAANIEQVWDVTDITNANRRVNKAGGGAFNFAYTAADQNFNNEFVAFRADAAFSPQFVGRISNQNLSALQNIDYLILTVPEMMGQAQRLANYHQTAHNYKVEIVDVNKIYEEYGSGSKDLTAVRDFVSKLNTPLGRLQYVFILGDASYDYKNRVPNNSNVVSSYQSEQSSDYVSSFVTDDYIVMTKPQTTLLIENNLPDLPVGRIPAANVSEAGDMINKTLAYYNSLQGQSTPFGDWRMRLDFVVDDNNEGGSPFHNVMDSSLSSIFEQPGQLELKEYNVKKLYMDAFTAQSTSGGRRYPQVNQAISNAIGNSLYLFYFGHGGINGWAQERVLTSTEVQNANNFSNVYSRFPFVSTITCEFTLWDEPATNSVGEQFIKMKQGGASTMITSSRAIGVDYGRDFTNTFTQNIFKLTNDDFNSLGNAHLLAKKQKGPNNNHLKVNFLGDPAMKLSRPQRLLTIDNIETPVPGLIRGLDFVKIKGHINNPNGTLNNTFNGRVSINIFDKRLNKKTLNNTGVLSPVLDYTEEGSAIVKAAGTAVNGVFTAEFYVPKDINYAVGQGRILAYADNKATDVFNNQAVQVGDINPNGINDNQPPKVKLYMNNTNFADGGITNQNPMLLACLTDDTGINATGSGVGHDITTYLDGQIINTVVLNDFYSAGEGNGCLNPSLADYQKGNVTYPFRNLAIGQHQLTFKVWDINNNSTSATLNFEVKDESDQHLTINRPLNWPNPFTNKTYIQFEHNCDDILDVNVQIYTITGRLVRTLSQPVVAEPFLQGFRTPRQAIEWDGRDDFGSTVAKGTYIFKIFAKSQNQEKCKGSATAVEKMVLLK from the coding sequence ATGAAACGAAAAATTACGCTTTTATCTTTAATCGCTTTTGCATCAACACTTTACGCCCAAAGAAACACCATAGAATGGAATGGTTCGAAAATTCAGGATTTTGGCGATACAAAATTAAATCTTCCTAATTTTAAAAATGAGGGTTTTTCTTTCAGCCAAAATAATGTTTTTATAGTAACCAAGCAAAAAATCGGAGAAAAGCAGCTTAAAATTTCAGATCTTGTCTGGGAAAACGTTCCTGCTCAGGATTTATTTGAATTGGATAAAGGAAGACTTCCTGATTATGATGTAGCAGATGTTTCCTATTATAATTTGGATGGAGACAGCTATGCCAGCATCAGTGTTGCCTTGTTCAAAAATGTAAAAGGCCGCGTTCAGAGATTATCTTCGTTTAATGTTTCAGAAGCCTCTTCATTTGTAAATACTACAGGGACTGTTAATAAAATAGGAACTACTTCCAACCCATTATCAAGCGGCAACTTTTACAAAATAAAAGTTGACAAGTCCGGTGTATTCAAAATTACCTCACAGTTTTTAAAAGACAACGGAATCAATCCCGGCTCTATAAATCCTAAAAATTTCAGAATTTATGGAAACGGAGGGGTAATGCTTCCTGAATATAACCAGGATGCAAGATATGGAGCTTTACAGGAAAATGCCATTCAGGTAGTAGGTGAAGATGACGGAGTATGGAACGATAATGATTATGCACTTTTCTACGCTCAGGGTCCTGATGGATATAACCTTTATGACACTTCCAATGGAAATGGTTTTAAAAGAAAGGATACCCGATTCAGCGAAAGAAGCAATAATGTCAAAAATATATATGAAGATTACTCTTATTACTATATCAATTTTGACAAAGGTTCCGGAAAAAGAGTTCCGACTGTTGACGGAAACCTTCCAGCCCAGCTGATAACCAGATATGACAGTTACCAGGTGATCAACAAGGATCAGAAAAACCTGTTGAAAGTAGGTAGAACATGGGTGGAGGACACTCCTTTCAGCAATGAAAAAACAGTAACACTTTCTACGAACTCACCAATACAGGCAGGTGATGTTATACGATACAGAACTCAGGTGGTAGCGTATAATTCGCAGCAGAATACAATTGATTTCAAGATCAATAATTTAAATCCGCATCCCCTGCAAACGATCCCTACGGATACTTCATCGTATCAGTATACCTTCTACCCTGTAACCTATACCGGAACGCTTACCAATCTTACCGGAAACCAGATTACAATGGTTTATAATCCTGATATTTCTAAAAATCCCAACGGAACTTTCTATTTTGACTATGTAGAAGTTCAGTACAAAGAAAATCTTGCCTTCAATGGGTCACAGATGAACTTCAGGGATTATTCCATTGTAAGCGGAAGCAATACAGATTACGGGTTCAGCATTACCAATGCTGCTAATATAGAGCAGGTATGGGACGTAACAGATATTACCAATGCCAACAGAAGAGTGAATAAAGCCGGAGGCGGCGCTTTCAACTTTGCTTATACGGCAGCTGATCAGAATTTCAATAATGAATTTGTGGCTTTCCGTGCTGATGCGGCTTTCAGCCCGCAGTTTGTAGGAAGAATTTCCAATCAGAATCTTTCTGCTTTACAAAATATAGATTACCTGATTCTGACAGTTCCTGAAATGATGGGCCAGGCACAGAGACTTGCCAACTATCATCAGACTGCTCATAATTATAAGGTGGAAATTGTAGACGTCAACAAAATCTATGAAGAATATGGCAGCGGAAGTAAAGATCTTACCGCTGTAAGAGATTTCGTCAGCAAACTCAATACTCCTCTGGGCAGACTTCAATATGTATTTATTCTGGGGGATGCATCATATGATTATAAAAACAGAGTTCCCAATAATTCAAATGTTGTTTCCAGCTACCAGAGTGAACAGTCTTCAGATTACGTATCCTCATTTGTGACGGATGATTATATTGTAATGACCAAGCCGCAGACTACATTATTAATTGAAAACAACTTACCGGACCTGCCTGTGGGAAGAATCCCGGCTGCAAACGTGAGTGAAGCCGGAGATATGATCAACAAAACATTGGCTTATTATAACTCTCTTCAAGGGCAGTCAACTCCTTTCGGAGACTGGCGTATGCGACTTGACTTCGTTGTGGATGATAATAACGAAGGAGGAAGTCCTTTCCATAATGTAATGGACAGTAGTTTGTCCAGTATATTTGAGCAGCCCGGCCAGCTAGAGCTGAAAGAATACAACGTTAAAAAATTATACATGGATGCCTTCACCGCTCAGAGTACATCTGGAGGACGAAGATATCCACAGGTAAACCAGGCTATTTCCAATGCAATCGGAAACAGTTTATATCTGTTTTATTTCGGACACGGAGGAATTAACGGTTGGGCACAGGAAAGAGTCTTAACATCTACTGAGGTTCAGAATGCCAACAATTTCTCTAATGTATACAGCAGATTCCCTTTTGTTTCTACCATCACTTGTGAATTTACATTATGGGATGAACCCGCAACAAATTCTGTAGGGGAACAGTTTATCAAAATGAAACAGGGAGGTGCATCCACAATGATTACTTCCAGCCGTGCTATTGGTGTAGATTACGGACGTGATTTTACGAATACATTCACTCAGAATATATTTAAACTAACCAATGACGATTTCAATTCATTAGGAAACGCGCATTTACTTGCTAAAAAGCAAAAGGGGCCAAACAATAACCACCTAAAGGTAAACTTCCTGGGTGACCCTGCTATGAAATTAAGCAGACCGCAAAGACTCCTTACCATTGATAATATTGAAACTCCAGTTCCTGGACTGATCAGAGGATTGGACTTCGTGAAAATAAAAGGACATATCAATAATCCGAACGGAACATTGAACAATACCTTCAATGGAAGAGTCAGCATCAATATTTTTGATAAAAGATTAAATAAAAAAACATTAAATAATACCGGTGTTTTATCTCCTGTTTTAGATTATACAGAGGAAGGAAGCGCTATTGTAAAAGCTGCCGGAACTGCTGTAAACGGAGTATTCACTGCAGAATTCTATGTTCCTAAAGACATTAACTATGCGGTGGGTCAGGGAAGAATTTTAGCCTACGCAGATAATAAGGCAACGGATGTTTTCAACAACCAGGCAGTACAGGTGGGCGATATCAACCCTAATGGAATCAATGATAACCAGCCTCCAAAAGTAAAACTGTACATGAATAATACCAACTTTGCGGATGGTGGAATTACCAACCAGAATCCAATGCTTCTTGCCTGCCTTACGGATGACACTGGAATCAACGCCACAGGATCAGGGGTAGGCCATGATATTACAACTTATCTTGACGGACAGATTATCAACACAGTTGTTTTAAATGATTTTTATAGTGCGGGAGAAGGAAACGGATGTTTAAATCCAAGTCTTGCTGACTATCAAAAAGGAAATGTAACCTATCCTTTCAGAAATTTAGCAATTGGACAACACCAATTGACATTTAAAGTTTGGGACATAAACAATAATTCTACATCTGCTACGTTAAATTTTGAAGTTAAAGATGAATCTGACCAACACCTGACGATCAACCGTCCACTGAACTGGCCAAATCCGTTTACAAACAAAACCTATATTCAGTTTGAGCACAATTGTGATGATATTCTGGATGTGAACGTACAAATTTATACTATAACCGGAAGATTGGTAAGAACTTTATCGCAACCGGTAGTCGCAGAACCTTTCCTACAGGGCTTTAGAACCCCTCGTCAGGCAATAGAATGGGACGGAAGAGATGATTTTGGGTCAACAGTAGCAAAAGGTACGTATATTTTTAAGATATTTGCAAAAAGTCAAAATCAAGAAAAATGCAAAGGAAGTGCTACAGCTGTAGAAAAAATGGTACTTTTGAAATAA
- the porV gene encoding type IX secretion system outer membrane channel protein PorV, which translates to MNLTTKLLLGFGLSAGFLGYSQDLGKVNPVLTGAPFLRIAPDARSGGMGDQGVVTSPDAFSQFWNAAKYPFSRTSSSVGLNYTPYMGKLTNDVFLLYASFHKFLGQEERSTISASIYYFNMGQVDLTQLVGTEIASMGTSKPNEFSIDVAYALKLSDSFSGAVTGRFIRSDLAGGFNTDTTLKAANSFAVDVSAYYTSPRFSSIGGYDGKVNAGLAIQNVGPKLDYTGNEESRSYLPTMARLGVGYDMYLDDMNRVGISVEGSKLLVPGSEYAGIDPNTRQPIYQIPNVGPMAGIGKSFKNKNSIMYSGALEYSYDNAFSVRGGYFHESEEQGARQFATAGVGLRYRSFGLDLSYLINMSKINSALDNTLRFGLTWNIGEETSNNDR; encoded by the coding sequence ATGAATTTAACTACTAAACTGCTTTTAGGATTTGGTTTGAGTGCTGGTTTTTTAGGCTATTCGCAAGATTTAGGTAAAGTAAACCCAGTTCTTACCGGAGCTCCTTTCCTAAGAATTGCGCCTGATGCGAGATCAGGAGGTATGGGAGACCAAGGGGTGGTAACCTCTCCGGATGCATTTTCACAATTCTGGAATGCGGCTAAATATCCTTTCAGCAGAACAAGTTCTTCCGTAGGTCTTAACTATACGCCTTACATGGGAAAACTTACCAATGATGTATTCTTATTATATGCTTCGTTCCACAAGTTTCTGGGGCAGGAAGAGAGATCTACAATCTCTGCAAGTATCTATTATTTCAACATGGGGCAGGTAGACCTTACTCAGCTGGTAGGTACAGAAATTGCATCAATGGGTACATCAAAACCAAACGAATTCTCAATTGACGTTGCTTATGCTTTGAAGCTTTCTGATTCATTCTCTGGTGCTGTTACCGGTAGATTTATCCGTTCAGACTTAGCCGGAGGATTCAACACAGACACTACACTTAAAGCGGCTAACAGTTTCGCAGTAGACGTTTCAGCATACTATACCTCACCAAGATTCTCCAGTATCGGGGGATATGATGGTAAAGTGAATGCAGGTTTAGCAATTCAGAACGTAGGTCCGAAACTGGATTATACAGGAAATGAAGAATCAAGATCTTATCTTCCTACAATGGCAAGATTAGGGGTTGGATATGACATGTACCTGGATGATATGAACAGAGTTGGAATTTCTGTGGAAGGTTCAAAACTTTTGGTTCCCGGATCTGAGTATGCAGGAATTGATCCTAATACAAGACAGCCTATTTATCAAATCCCGAATGTAGGGCCAATGGCTGGTATTGGAAAATCTTTCAAAAACAAAAACAGTATCATGTATAGTGGTGCTTTAGAATACTCTTATGACAATGCATTTTCTGTAAGAGGAGGTTACTTCCATGAAAGTGAAGAGCAGGGAGCAAGACAGTTTGCTACAGCGGGTGTTGGTTTAAGATACCGTTCTTTCGGTCTTGATCTTTCTTACCTGATCAATATGTCTAAAATCAACAGTGCTTTGGATAACACCCTTCGTTTCGGTCTTACCTGGAACATTGGGGAAGAAACATCCAACAACGATCGTTAA
- the blaCHM gene encoding CHM family subclass B1 metallo-beta-lactamase produces MKIIVKNIFIILFSFFILSCGSQGKESFKAKEIYKSNSLVITQISENAFIHTSFKQTNDFGNVPCNGLIVKDKNETIVFDTPTNDKGSEELIQWINEKLHAKVNAVIPTHFHDDSLGGLLVFHKKNIPSYSYAKTIELAKENNFVIPENSFNDSVILKVGDKDVVTRYFGEGHTKDNAVGYFPSENILFGGCLLKELEAGKGYLGDANVSAWSGTVEKVKKEYPDVKIVVPGHGDYGDGRLLDYTITLFKGQ; encoded by the coding sequence ATGAAAATCATTGTTAAAAATATATTCATCATATTATTTTCTTTTTTCATTCTAAGTTGCGGCTCACAGGGCAAGGAAAGTTTTAAAGCAAAAGAAATTTATAAATCCAACAGCCTGGTTATTACTCAGATTTCAGAAAATGCTTTTATCCATACTTCTTTTAAACAGACGAATGATTTCGGAAATGTACCCTGCAACGGATTGATTGTAAAAGATAAGAATGAAACGATTGTTTTTGATACACCAACTAATGATAAAGGTTCAGAAGAACTAATCCAATGGATTAACGAAAAACTTCATGCAAAAGTCAATGCTGTGATCCCGACTCATTTTCACGATGACAGTCTTGGAGGATTGCTGGTATTTCATAAAAAGAATATACCATCTTATTCTTATGCTAAAACAATAGAGCTCGCCAAAGAAAATAATTTCGTTATTCCTGAAAACAGTTTTAATGATTCTGTTATTTTGAAAGTTGGGGATAAGGATGTTGTTACCAGGTATTTTGGAGAAGGGCATACAAAAGATAATGCTGTGGGATATTTCCCGAGTGAAAATATTCTGTTTGGAGGTTGTTTATTGAAAGAGCTTGAGGCAGGTAAAGGATATTTGGGAGATGCAAACGTTTCTGCCTGGTCAGGTACGGTTGAAAAAGTTAAAAAAGAATATCCTGATGTGAAAATTGTAGTCCCCGGACATGGAGATTATGGAGACGGAAGACTTCTTGATTATACTATTACATTATTTAAAGGTCAATAG